In a genomic window of Vibrio marisflavi CECT 7928:
- a CDS encoding fumarylacetoacetate hydrolase family protein, protein MYSVRVGDEVISPSKVVCIGRNYLEHIQELNNAIPDDMVVFNKPSTSIAQQLYAAHDEPLHYEAEICFVVNDGSYTAVGVGLDLTKRKLQSALKGKGLPWERAKGFDNSAIFSRFVPIESVDVDDLQIELFINCVRVQLGHVKQMMYSPSAILDELKSYTTLIDGDIVMTGTPKGVGEVHKDDVFLCRLKSGEETVLEIEWHAQ, encoded by the coding sequence ATGTATTCAGTGAGAGTCGGTGATGAAGTCATCTCTCCAAGCAAGGTAGTATGTATTGGTCGGAATTACCTCGAGCATATTCAAGAGCTCAACAATGCTATCCCGGATGACATGGTGGTATTCAATAAGCCCTCAACGAGCATTGCCCAGCAACTTTACGCTGCTCATGACGAACCTTTACATTATGAAGCTGAAATCTGTTTTGTTGTTAATGATGGGAGCTATACTGCTGTTGGTGTTGGACTTGATCTAACCAAGAGAAAACTGCAATCTGCGCTCAAAGGAAAAGGCCTACCTTGGGAAAGAGCAAAGGGGTTTGACAATTCAGCAATCTTTAGTCGATTTGTCCCAATTGAAAGTGTCGATGTCGATGATCTGCAAATTGAGCTGTTTATTAATTGTGTCAGAGTTCAACTTGGCCATGTTAAGCAAATGATGTATTCACCTAGCGCCATTCTTGATGAACTGAAGTCGTACACTACGTTAATTGACGGGGATATTGTTATGACTGGCACGCCTAAAGGCGTTGGTGAAGTTCACAAAGATGACGTGTTTTTATGCCGTTTAAAAAGTGGGGAAGAAACGGTTCTCGAAATTGAATGGCATGCGCAATAG
- a CDS encoding glutaredoxin: MADPIKITLYRWAGSWGPFKVNIPCGECTLTKDILNDTFANELSDVPVDLEVKDWLSHWWEPLKVGAWHAPIIMVEGKVISQGEALNRGVLVQSVIQEWTKRDELKGNIVYGKATCPFCVKAKKLLDDAGINYQYHDVVKDNASLYRMIPEVKAIIGLKTPVTVPQIWLDGQYVGGADNLEAWLKEKGINAIPDNVVDIESNQSSVG, from the coding sequence ATGGCAGATCCAATCAAAATTACACTATATCGCTGGGCTGGTAGCTGGGGACCTTTTAAAGTGAATATCCCTTGTGGAGAGTGCACACTAACCAAAGATATTCTGAATGACACATTTGCAAACGAATTATCTGACGTACCCGTTGATTTAGAAGTAAAAGATTGGCTTTCCCATTGGTGGGAGCCTCTAAAAGTCGGCGCTTGGCATGCTCCAATTATTATGGTTGAGGGCAAAGTAATTAGCCAAGGAGAAGCCTTGAACCGAGGAGTATTAGTTCAATCCGTCATCCAAGAATGGACAAAGAGAGATGAGCTAAAAGGAAACATTGTTTACGGCAAAGCCACTTGTCCTTTCTGTGTTAAAGCGAAGAAACTCTTAGATGATGCTGGTATCAATTACCAATATCATGATGTTGTAAAAGACAACGCATCTCTATATAGAATGATCCCAGAAGTTAAAGCGATCATCGGTTTAAAAACTCCAGTCACTGTTCCGCAAATATGGCTAGATGGTCAGTATGTTGGTGGTGCAGACAACTTAGAAGCTTGGCTTAAGGAAAAAGGCATTAACGCGATTCCGGACAATGTCGTCGATATCGAGTCTAATCAAAGCTCTGTTGGTTAG
- a CDS encoding response regulator gives MDKQIVLVVDDTPDNIDVMSGILRPSYKVKAALTGAKALKIAAGTPKPEIILLDVMMPEMDGYEVCKRLKADPKTADIPVIFVTAMSAEEDETRGLDLGAVDYITKPVRPSIVQARVKTHLALYNQNRYLEKTVQERTEDLISTQLEIIRRLGRAAEFKDNETGLHVIRMSHYSRLMAESLDMSEKWSNLVFNAAPMHDIGKIGIPDAVLLKPGKLDEQEWELMRKHPEFGANIIGEHESELLMMAREIALAHHEKWDGTGYPYGLKGEDIPLSARIIAIADVFDALTTARPYKKAWSVKDAVALIDQESGKHFDPELVSVFHEVMPEILDIKEQYAEEEGSIEELSR, from the coding sequence ATGGATAAACAGATAGTACTCGTTGTTGATGATACGCCAGATAACATAGATGTTATGAGTGGTATCCTTCGTCCTAGTTACAAAGTCAAAGCCGCGCTAACTGGCGCTAAGGCGCTGAAGATAGCAGCTGGCACACCGAAACCAGAAATCATATTGCTTGATGTTATGATGCCAGAAATGGATGGCTATGAGGTTTGTAAAAGGCTCAAGGCTGATCCAAAGACAGCGGATATTCCAGTTATATTTGTCACAGCGATGAGTGCTGAAGAAGACGAAACCCGTGGTTTAGACCTAGGCGCAGTAGATTACATAACTAAACCTGTTCGTCCTTCCATTGTTCAAGCTCGCGTTAAAACCCACTTAGCACTTTATAATCAGAATCGTTATCTGGAAAAAACAGTTCAAGAGCGCACAGAAGATTTAATAAGTACTCAGTTGGAAATTATTCGTCGACTCGGAAGAGCGGCTGAGTTTAAAGACAATGAGACAGGTTTACATGTCATTCGTATGAGCCATTACTCTCGCCTGATGGCTGAGTCATTAGACATGTCAGAAAAGTGGAGCAACTTAGTATTTAATGCAGCACCAATGCATGACATAGGTAAGATTGGGATACCCGATGCAGTGTTGCTCAAGCCGGGTAAGCTCGATGAACAGGAGTGGGAACTGATGCGCAAACACCCTGAATTTGGAGCCAATATTATAGGGGAGCATGAATCAGAGCTTCTTATGATGGCCCGAGAAATCGCACTCGCTCACCATGAAAAGTGGGACGGTACAGGGTATCCCTATGGCTTAAAAGGGGAAGACATCCCGCTATCAGCACGAATAATCGCGATAGCGGATGTATTTGATGCACTAACGACGGCTCGACCATATAAAAAAGCTTGGTCGGTAAAAGACGCAGTAGCACTGATAGATCAAGAATCGGGTAAACATTTTGATCCTGAATTGGTTTCCGTGTTTCATGAAGTAATGCCAGAGATACTTGATATCAAAGAGCAGTATGCTGAAGAGGAGGGAAGCATTGAGGAGCTTTCGCGATAA
- a CDS encoding response regulator → MVRMTQFFWLALFSWLLLFSHQANAQDQNHNVPPPINISSPLKIAYCVDCVPFQYQDEQGAASGLIIDLWKLWADKTGLSIEFVPYIWDESLAAVGRGDADIHAGLYFNEQRDSFLDYGSLLARTSSHIILRNDQPSFDTLLALEGVKIGVLKGDFLEGYLKQRLTAENIITYHSYKELITALKSGELDVFSADTLTATYYLQQNNMLDEYNLEPAHILFSDTWRAAVSEGNVALLDVINQGFSLVSQEDRIANFQKWSPSTIEGANKQLNKPLHSQNIENDGAVRVFIGIALILGFLMFSLAFILPKFLSNELIAKYVASRAFTYSIISVTCLISFVILFLVWHTIEKNRKATLRSVEQDLVFVLERTNDSLETWVRDSEAYLNSLGKHPSLVSLTEKLLKIPTDKASLQDSKLLEEIRYFFDENVEQFGSVGFFIINKDRVSIASRRNTNLGTENLIAIQAPELLDKAFQGEAIFIPPILSDVEIQSANGVSTNLDAFNMFFAVPIKNAAGEVIAVLTQRLLPGGRLSKIMQHGSIGRSGESYLINHDGGMITESRFVDSLEDIGLLEVGKKQDTLLALKDPGGNMIEGFRPDISLAKQPLTLMAQSVVAMGQSDHEKGGSRINSNVEGYRDYRGVPVLGVWLWNQNLGVGIATEIDKSEALESFYQMRIYLFSTAFVALLLAVASSMLTVTIGQRATSFMRRSNEELESRVGERTTALREAERRSRTIFENTKDGVIVIDSVGTVQEFNPAAEHIFEYHRKEVVGQNIKMLMGEPYCANHDGYLKKYAETREEHILVRNVELEGRRSSGEIFPMDLAVNEALWSGETIFVGIIRDITERKAAETALKDREGRLWDLYENAPIAYASIDHHGEFVKHNKAFAELLSIERASIQEINWRDIISPNFEQRETMLEDVCKDESLFCHEIPILRRDGEQILAEVSAIPSYNGGSELQEIRITMTDITARKAAEEALKEAKQTAEDATKAKSDFLANMSHEIRTPMNAIIGMSGLALNTDLDNKQRNYIEKVNRSADSLLGIINDILDFSKIEAGKLDIEYTEFHLEDVMDNLANLVGIRAEEKGLELLFDISVDAPTMLIGDPLRLGQILTNLGNNAVKFTDHGEIVVIVNVKQIDDEGVTLHFSVSDTGIGMTPEEQKKLFESFSQADSSITRKYGGTGLGLTISKKLTQMMNGEIWVESQAGSGSTFHFTAYFKYQKNMPIGRVKPELPELKGLHVLVVDDNATARKIFTDILSSFDFHVTAYSNGTQAIEHFEQNRREVDLVVMDWQIPNIDGVETTMRIHEKLPDLPVILVTAYGRDEALEASKRARFVRVLSKPISASTILDATMEAFGHDPEKREHMRAAADDLDSANKIRGAKVLLVEDNDINQELAMELLASAGVIATVAENGKIALDMLDNAEFDGVLMDCQMPVMDGYTATKLLREQERFRELPVIALTANVMAGDIEKVLNAGMNDHIGKPINVRELYTTMAKWIMPSSPVSPQERIPNHEPDKDAIEPLPDLAGISVEKGLATANGDPKLYRKLLLKYKDSYGNFAEAFNHALGSEDKQEPQRLAHSLKAVAGNIGATAVQRAAEDLEVACKQADVPPTELLDTLLSALSETLAGLSEITLSTGVHEAQFDAEKFASLVTQLRELLEDDDTEAMEVIEQLLAMFLEPDMKAVMKQMSNAISEYDFDHALSLINDLNISE, encoded by the coding sequence ATGGTTAGGATGACTCAGTTTTTTTGGCTAGCGCTATTTTCATGGCTGTTGCTTTTTTCACACCAAGCCAATGCTCAAGACCAAAACCACAATGTTCCTCCTCCTATAAATATTTCTTCTCCGCTAAAGATTGCCTATTGTGTTGATTGCGTACCATTTCAATATCAGGATGAGCAAGGTGCCGCTTCAGGGCTGATTATCGATTTATGGAAGCTTTGGGCTGACAAAACAGGCCTCTCTATTGAGTTTGTTCCTTATATTTGGGATGAGTCATTAGCTGCTGTTGGGCGAGGAGACGCTGATATTCATGCTGGCTTGTATTTCAATGAGCAGCGGGATAGTTTTTTAGACTACGGTAGTTTATTAGCTCGAACCAGTTCTCATATCATACTGCGAAATGATCAGCCTTCTTTCGATACTTTATTGGCATTGGAAGGTGTCAAGATTGGGGTATTAAAAGGAGATTTTCTTGAGGGATACCTTAAGCAAAGGCTAACAGCAGAAAATATTATCACTTATCACAGCTACAAAGAGCTTATTACTGCGCTTAAATCAGGGGAGCTAGATGTTTTCTCGGCAGATACCCTAACTGCTACCTACTATCTGCAACAAAATAATATGCTAGATGAGTACAACTTGGAGCCGGCACACATACTGTTTTCTGACACATGGAGAGCCGCTGTAAGTGAAGGAAATGTGGCGTTACTTGATGTGATCAATCAGGGTTTCTCCCTTGTTTCTCAAGAAGACAGAATTGCCAACTTTCAAAAGTGGAGCCCGTCTACTATCGAGGGGGCCAACAAGCAACTTAATAAGCCGTTGCACTCCCAAAATATTGAAAACGATGGTGCAGTGAGAGTGTTTATAGGGATTGCGTTGATACTGGGCTTCTTAATGTTTTCCCTAGCGTTCATACTGCCTAAATTCTTATCCAATGAACTGATTGCTAAATATGTTGCTTCGCGTGCTTTTACCTACTCGATAATTTCAGTCACATGCCTGATTTCATTTGTCATTCTATTTTTGGTTTGGCATACCATTGAAAAGAATAGAAAAGCGACACTGCGCAGTGTTGAACAGGATCTCGTGTTTGTATTGGAGCGCACAAACGATAGTTTGGAAACTTGGGTGCGAGATAGTGAAGCCTATCTAAATAGCTTGGGTAAGCATCCAAGTCTAGTTTCTCTAACGGAGAAGCTTTTAAAGATACCAACAGACAAAGCAAGCCTGCAGGACTCTAAGTTGTTGGAAGAAATTCGTTACTTTTTTGATGAAAATGTCGAGCAATTCGGTAGCGTTGGCTTTTTTATCATCAATAAAGATAGAGTGAGTATTGCGTCTAGAAGAAATACCAATTTAGGCACTGAGAATCTCATTGCAATTCAAGCTCCAGAGCTTCTTGATAAAGCATTTCAAGGAGAGGCTATATTTATACCGCCGATTCTTTCTGATGTGGAAATTCAATCTGCAAACGGAGTCAGCACCAATCTTGATGCATTCAATATGTTTTTTGCCGTGCCGATAAAAAATGCGGCTGGTGAAGTGATCGCTGTTTTGACACAACGGTTACTGCCAGGAGGCAGGTTATCGAAGATCATGCAACACGGAAGTATTGGCCGTTCTGGTGAAAGCTATCTGATCAATCACGATGGGGGCATGATCACCGAAAGTCGCTTTGTAGACTCGCTTGAAGACATTGGTTTATTAGAAGTAGGTAAAAAACAAGATACCTTACTTGCGCTAAAAGACCCCGGTGGAAATATGATTGAGGGCTTTCGACCAGACATTTCATTAGCAAAGCAGCCCCTTACCCTAATGGCACAAAGTGTTGTTGCTATGGGTCAATCCGATCATGAGAAAGGGGGTTCTCGGATAAATTCTAATGTTGAAGGTTATCGAGATTACCGCGGTGTTCCTGTGCTTGGTGTTTGGTTATGGAATCAAAATCTTGGCGTCGGTATTGCAACCGAAATTGATAAGTCTGAAGCTCTAGAGTCTTTTTACCAAATGCGGATTTACTTGTTTTCGACTGCATTCGTTGCGCTTTTACTCGCAGTTGCCTCTAGCATGTTGACCGTGACAATCGGCCAAAGAGCGACTAGCTTCATGCGCCGTTCAAATGAAGAGCTCGAAAGTCGAGTTGGTGAACGAACAACAGCATTGAGAGAGGCGGAGCGGCGCAGTAGAACAATTTTTGAGAACACTAAAGATGGTGTCATTGTTATTGATTCAGTTGGCACAGTGCAAGAGTTCAATCCTGCCGCAGAACATATCTTTGAATACCATAGAAAAGAAGTAGTAGGTCAAAACATCAAAATGTTAATGGGAGAGCCTTATTGCGCTAATCATGATGGTTATTTGAAGAAATACGCGGAAACTCGAGAAGAACATATCTTAGTGCGAAACGTTGAGTTGGAAGGCAGACGCTCGTCAGGAGAAATATTTCCTATGGATCTCGCCGTCAATGAGGCACTTTGGAGCGGTGAAACGATATTTGTTGGGATTATACGCGATATCACCGAGCGAAAAGCCGCAGAAACGGCGTTAAAAGATAGAGAAGGCAGGCTATGGGATTTATATGAAAATGCACCTATTGCCTATGCCTCAATTGACCACCATGGTGAATTTGTAAAGCACAATAAAGCCTTCGCGGAACTGCTATCTATAGAGAGAGCGAGCATTCAAGAGATTAACTGGCGAGATATCATTTCACCCAATTTTGAACAGCGCGAAACCATGCTTGAGGATGTGTGCAAGGATGAAAGTCTTTTCTGTCACGAAATCCCTATTCTCCGTCGTGATGGAGAGCAGATCCTAGCTGAGGTTTCCGCCATACCTAGCTACAACGGTGGTTCTGAATTACAGGAGATTCGTATAACCATGACGGATATTACTGCTAGAAAAGCGGCGGAAGAAGCGCTGAAAGAAGCGAAGCAAACGGCAGAGGATGCGACAAAAGCGAAGTCAGATTTTCTTGCAAATATGTCCCATGAAATCCGAACTCCAATGAATGCGATAATAGGGATGTCTGGGTTAGCGTTAAATACTGATTTAGATAATAAGCAGAGAAACTACATTGAAAAAGTGAATCGGTCTGCTGATAGTTTGCTTGGAATCATCAATGACATTTTGGATTTTTCTAAGATAGAAGCAGGAAAGCTCGATATTGAATACACAGAGTTTCATTTAGAGGATGTCATGGATAACCTAGCAAACCTCGTTGGTATTAGGGCGGAAGAAAAGGGCCTAGAGCTCTTATTTGATATTTCCGTTGACGCACCAACAATGTTGATTGGCGATCCACTTCGACTCGGGCAGATTTTAACTAATTTGGGTAATAATGCAGTGAAATTTACCGATCATGGTGAAATCGTCGTGATTGTTAACGTGAAACAGATTGATGATGAAGGGGTGACGCTGCATTTTTCTGTCAGTGATACAGGAATCGGCATGACCCCCGAGGAGCAGAAGAAGCTGTTCGAGTCGTTTAGTCAGGCGGATTCTTCAATTACAAGAAAATACGGAGGAACTGGCTTGGGCTTAACCATTTCCAAGAAGCTCACGCAAATGATGAATGGTGAGATTTGGGTAGAAAGCCAAGCTGGAAGTGGCAGTACATTTCATTTCACAGCCTATTTCAAGTATCAGAAAAATATGCCAATTGGTCGAGTGAAGCCTGAACTTCCAGAGCTAAAAGGATTACATGTGTTGGTCGTTGATGATAACGCGACCGCAAGAAAAATATTCACAGATATCCTTTCCTCCTTTGACTTTCACGTTACGGCCTATAGCAATGGTACTCAAGCCATTGAACACTTTGAACAAAATAGAAGAGAAGTTGACCTCGTAGTGATGGATTGGCAGATCCCAAATATTGATGGTGTAGAAACGACAATGCGCATTCACGAGAAGCTACCAGATTTACCTGTTATTTTAGTGACTGCCTATGGGCGAGATGAAGCTCTAGAGGCCTCCAAACGGGCACGTTTTGTTAGGGTGTTGAGTAAGCCGATTTCGGCTTCAACTATTCTTGATGCAACAATGGAAGCTTTTGGACACGATCCAGAAAAACGAGAGCATATGAGAGCTGCCGCTGATGATCTCGATTCTGCCAACAAAATTCGCGGAGCCAAGGTATTACTCGTAGAAGATAATGATATAAACCAAGAACTGGCAATGGAATTGCTGGCCTCTGCTGGCGTTATCGCCACCGTGGCGGAGAATGGAAAAATAGCGTTAGATATGTTGGATAACGCTGAATTTGATGGTGTCCTCATGGATTGTCAGATGCCCGTAATGGATGGGTATACCGCAACGAAGTTGCTTAGAGAACAAGAACGTTTTCGAGAACTTCCAGTGATAGCACTCACAGCGAATGTAATGGCAGGCGACATTGAAAAAGTGCTCAATGCCGGAATGAATGATCATATTGGAAAACCGATTAATGTGCGTGAACTCTATACCACTATGGCTAAATGGATTATGCCATCGAGTCCAGTTTCCCCTCAGGAGCGTATTCCAAATCACGAGCCAGATAAAGATGCAATTGAGCCACTACCAGATCTTGCTGGTATTAGTGTTGAAAAAGGTTTAGCAACAGCAAATGGTGATCCTAAACTGTATAGAAAACTATTGTTGAAGTACAAAGATTCATACGGCAATTTCGCAGAGGCATTTAACCATGCGCTTGGTTCAGAAGATAAGCAAGAGCCACAACGGTTAGCGCACTCATTAAAAGCTGTCGCTGGAAATATCGGAGCGACAGCGGTGCAAAGGGCTGCAGAGGATTTAGAAGTTGCTTGTAAACAAGCTGATGTGCCACCAACAGAGCTTTTAGATACTCTTCTTTCAGCGCTCAGTGAAACGCTAGCTGGGCTGTCGGAAATTACGCTTTCTACTGGTGTACATGAAGCACAATTTGATGCTGAGAAGTTCGCCTCTTTGGTAACCCAGCTTAGAGAGCTTCTAGAAGACGATGATACTGAAGCGATGGAAGTTATAGAGCAGCTGCTTGCTATGTTTTTAGAGCCGGATATGAAAGCAGTCATGAAACAGATGAGCAATGCGATAAGCGAGTATGATTTTGACCATGCGTTATCACTCATTAATGATTTAAATATCAGTGAGTAA
- a CDS encoding DEAD/DEAH box helicase, whose product MPFSNLGLSAPLLQAIKELGYDKPTEIQNKAIPLVLSGQNLIAAAQTGTGKTASFVLPILEMLSKGETQRKKRIRALILAPTRELAIQVNDSITQYGKHLNLTSAAVYGGVSDKPQRQQLIDGIDILVATPGRLLDLYGKHAVYFEEVETFVLDEADRMLDMGFIEDINKIIARLPQDIQNLLFSATLSNPVRDLAKSAIDHPAEISIAKHSASKSNIEQWLVTVDKDKKSALLSHLIQENDWDQALIFIETKKGAAKLVSQLEKRGIPAESFHSGRSQEIRSRLLTDFKNGKIKYLVATGVAARGIDIENLTRVLNYDLPYPADEYVHRIGRTGRADAKGEAISFVSKDNFKNLCMIESRLGHLIERREIEGFAPKKEVPISILNYVPKHKRNQD is encoded by the coding sequence ATGCCATTTTCTAATCTAGGACTAAGCGCTCCCCTTCTACAAGCCATCAAAGAACTTGGTTACGACAAACCGACCGAGATTCAGAATAAGGCGATTCCACTGGTACTATCAGGGCAGAACCTAATTGCAGCGGCTCAAACAGGTACGGGTAAAACAGCCAGTTTCGTATTACCTATCCTAGAGATGCTGAGTAAAGGCGAAACGCAGCGTAAAAAGCGTATTCGCGCTCTTATCCTGGCACCGACTCGCGAGCTAGCAATTCAAGTTAATGACAGTATTACTCAATATGGTAAGCACCTTAACTTAACATCTGCTGCCGTGTACGGTGGAGTGAGTGATAAGCCTCAGAGGCAGCAGCTTATTGACGGTATAGATATTCTCGTTGCAACACCGGGGCGGTTGTTAGATCTTTACGGCAAGCATGCGGTTTACTTTGAAGAAGTTGAAACCTTTGTTCTTGATGAAGCAGATAGAATGCTCGACATGGGCTTTATTGAAGACATAAATAAAATCATTGCTCGCTTGCCGCAAGATATTCAAAACTTACTCTTCTCAGCAACACTGTCGAACCCTGTCCGCGATTTAGCTAAATCGGCAATTGACCATCCCGCTGAGATTTCTATTGCTAAGCACAGCGCTTCCAAAAGCAATATCGAGCAATGGCTGGTCACGGTTGATAAAGACAAAAAATCAGCTCTGCTAAGCCACTTAATTCAAGAAAATGATTGGGACCAAGCCCTTATCTTTATTGAAACCAAAAAGGGTGCTGCTAAGTTGGTTTCTCAGCTTGAAAAACGCGGGATTCCTGCAGAGTCATTCCACAGTGGTCGAAGCCAAGAAATTCGTTCACGACTTCTGACTGATTTCAAAAATGGCAAGATAAAATACCTTGTTGCAACGGGTGTTGCTGCACGTGGTATTGATATTGAAAATCTGACTCGAGTACTGAATTACGATCTACCATACCCTGCGGATGAATATGTTCACCGTATCGGCCGTACAGGTCGTGCAGATGCAAAAGGCGAAGCTATCTCTTTTGTATCAAAGGATAACTTCAAAAATCTATGCATGATTGAAAGCCGTTTAGGCCATTTAATTGAGCGTCGGGAAATTGAAGGGTTTGCACCCAAAAAAGAAGTACCGATTTCAATTTTGAATTACGTGCCGAAACACAAACGCAATCAGGATTAA
- a CDS encoding FUSC family protein, translating into MPHFKKWCLVTLSLAPSFIFGWHWGYWVALELAILSSSFYIPQRQLKWGILAILLQELIIMMGFFILYHSLGHPLIFTVVCTVWAGLSMGIIIHGKHLRGFASWILIPSLYFAIDFKDSPFVHSISHNWAVIAQLLAIAAAGPILVCIYEYVMDKNNEFVLWGFNGALHPQFDFEEVGTIAALMLAVLMASIIVWQFNLPHAEWIIWSTASVSTGQIQSMRKKIFHRGSGAIIGLVLGLTLVVGLKGYSPFLFQVAALLIPFTLFLDVYPLAFASRCTLIVLAAGSVAHGEFEAGYRILNVILGGMAGGISGYLIYSLSRTLHYK; encoded by the coding sequence ATGCCCCATTTTAAAAAGTGGTGTTTAGTGACTTTATCGCTGGCCCCAAGTTTTATATTTGGGTGGCACTGGGGGTATTGGGTAGCTCTGGAACTCGCTATCTTGAGTTCATCTTTCTATATCCCTCAAAGGCAACTAAAATGGGGCATCTTAGCAATATTGTTGCAAGAGCTCATCATCATGATGGGCTTTTTTATTCTCTACCATTCGCTTGGACATCCTTTAATCTTTACTGTTGTTTGTACAGTTTGGGCTGGCTTATCAATGGGCATCATTATACATGGTAAGCACCTAAGAGGCTTTGCGAGTTGGATACTTATTCCATCCCTTTACTTTGCCATAGATTTTAAAGATTCACCGTTTGTTCATTCTATATCTCACAACTGGGCTGTTATCGCTCAACTTTTGGCAATAGCAGCAGCAGGGCCTATTTTAGTATGTATCTATGAATACGTGATGGACAAGAACAACGAGTTTGTCTTGTGGGGTTTTAACGGGGCTTTACACCCTCAGTTTGATTTTGAAGAAGTAGGTACTATTGCAGCGTTAATGTTGGCTGTTTTAATGGCATCTATAATCGTATGGCAATTTAATTTACCCCATGCAGAGTGGATTATATGGTCAACAGCTAGTGTGAGCACTGGGCAAATACAAAGTATGAGGAAGAAAATTTTTCATCGCGGTTCTGGGGCTATAATTGGGCTTGTATTGGGGCTTACACTCGTTGTCGGCTTAAAAGGCTATAGCCCCTTTTTGTTTCAGGTGGCAGCCTTGTTGATACCATTTACTCTATTTTTAGATGTCTACCCTTTAGCTTTCGCTTCACGTTGTACGCTCATTGTTTTGGCGGCAGGAAGCGTAGCACATGGAGAGTTTGAAGCAGGATATCGAATCTTGAATGTAATTCTAGGTGGGATGGCCGGAGGGATCAGTGGGTATCTTATTTATTCGCTAAGTAGAACATTACATTATAAATAA
- a CDS encoding isochorismatase family cysteine hydrolase — MSNKKALIVIDFINDICHPKGKIPSCVSHSIEQNAVANANKALSYAREHNWLTILVKVGFESNYHAQPKTSPIFGQAHEYGVLSLDEFGTDFLDELDVCSSDFVLVKPRISPFYGTNLEAVLRANKIDELYISGVSTTWAIEATTREAHDRDYKVTVIEDACAAANKVEHNQSIETLSTIADIIAVDDLEG, encoded by the coding sequence ATGAGTAATAAGAAAGCACTTATAGTAATCGATTTTATTAATGATATTTGTCACCCAAAAGGAAAAATACCATCATGTGTATCACACAGCATTGAACAAAATGCTGTAGCAAATGCTAACAAAGCATTGTCTTACGCACGTGAACATAATTGGTTGACTATCTTGGTGAAAGTAGGTTTTGAATCTAACTATCACGCACAGCCTAAAACATCGCCTATCTTTGGTCAGGCGCACGAATACGGTGTTTTGTCGCTCGATGAATTTGGTACAGACTTCCTAGACGAGTTAGATGTATGTTCTTCAGATTTTGTTTTGGTTAAACCTCGTATTAGCCCATTCTATGGCACCAATTTGGAAGCTGTTTTACGAGCAAATAAAATAGATGAGCTATATATTTCTGGCGTAAGTACCACGTGGGCAATTGAGGCGACAACACGAGAAGCACATGATCGAGATTACAAAGTTACTGTTATAGAAGATGCATGTGCGGCTGCTAATAAAGTAGAACATAACCAATCAATTGAAACATTGTCGACGATTGCTGACATTATTGCGGTTGATGATTTGGAGGGCTAA